The Megalobrama amblycephala isolate DHTTF-2021 linkage group LG13, ASM1881202v1, whole genome shotgun sequence genome contains a region encoding:
- the eomesb gene encoding eomesodermin homolog b, with amino-acid sequence MPGEGSGSALDDGKVSPIICEDELMSSGRYILDGLGSNRYFMMGSTQQTQESSSPCSLFPYTGQTGGVYAGSDGSRYAASLHYGSVLPSAGFCQSLCAGRGEFGTSYQFGHGSGNTYHSYQGSGSGIGSMALPGAGLRAQVYLCNRPLWLKFHRHQTEMIITKQGRRMFPFLSFNITGLSLTTHYNVFVEIVLADPNHWRFQGGKWVTCGKADNNMQGNKIYIHPESPNTGAHWMRQEISFGKLKLTNNKGANANTAQMIVLQSLHKYQPRLHIVEVSDDGTESTGRDSKTQIFTFPENQFIAVTAYQNTDITQLKIDHNPFAKGFRDNYDSMYTLPERERLTPSPADSPRTQQIVPSARYAMQPFLQDQFVSNRLYSSERTVPQTNSMLSPPADDAAATQRWLVTSVQQTSGSKLELTAYEGDYSSSLLPYSFKSLPLQSAHSLGYYPDAAFASVTAGWSSRGSYPRKVTSGLPWSPRPSPTDFTDEHMPDKDKSREESTFSQSWMEGAASLKPSDSTEPSIYSVVCKRRRISHSESGTENSPTVKCEVSENFNKDSSSSSKAIGCYAFYASS; translated from the exons ATGCCCGGAGAAGGATCCGGTTCTGCGCTGGACGACGGGAAAGTTTCACCGATCATTTGTGAAGATGAACTCATGAGCAGCGGCCGCTACATACTCGACGGGCTCGGATCCAATCGATATTTCATGATGGGCTCAACGCAGCAAACGCAGGAAAGTTCGAGTCCGTGTTCCTTGTTTCCGTACACGGGCCAAACGGGAGGCGTGTACGCCGGTTCGGATGGATCGCGGTACGCGGCATCGCTGCACTACGGCTCCGTGCTGCCGTCCGCGGGCTTCTGTCAGTCACTGTGTGCAGGACGCGGCGAGTTCGGCACGAGCTATCAGTTTGGACACGGTTCTGGAAACACCTACCACTCGTATCAAGGCTCCGGGTCCGGCATCGGCTCCATGGCTCTTCCCGGAGCGGGACTCCGAGCTCAGGTGTATCTCTGCAACCGACCGCTGTGGCTCAAATTCCACCGGCACCAAACAGAAATGATCATCACCAAACAGGGCAG GCGGATGTTCCCATTTCTAAGTTTCAATATTACCGGCTTGAGCCTGACGACGCATTACAATGTGTTTGTGGAGATTGTTTTAGCGGATCCAAACCACTGGAGATTCCAGGGCGGGAAGTGGGTCACCTGCGGGAAAGCCGACAATAACATGCAAG ggAATAAGATTTACATCCACCCCGAATCGCCGAATACAGGCGCTCATTGGATGAGACAAGAAATTTCTTTCGGTAAACTGAAGCTAACAAACAACAAGGGAGCAAATGCCAATACTGCACAg ATGATTGTCCTTCAGTCTCTACACAAGTACCAGCCGAGGCTTCACATCGTTGAAGTGTCGGACGACGGGACTGAAAGCACAGGACGAGACTCTAAGACTCAGATCTTCACCTTCCCTGAGAACCAGTTCATTGCTGTTACAGCGTATCAAAACACTGAT ATCACTCAACTCAAGATCGACCACAATCCTTTCGCAAAAGGCTTCAGAGATAACTATGATTC GATGTACACACTTCCGGAGCGTGAAAGACTGACGCCGTCGCCGGCGGACTCACCACGGACGCAACAGATCGTACCGAGCGCACGCTACGCCATGCAGCCGTTTCTTCAGGATCAGTTTGTCAGCAATCGTCTGTACAGCAGCGAACGGACTGTGCCGCAGACCAACAGCATGCTTTCTCCTCCGGCGGACGATGCTGCCGCCACACAGCGCTGGCTGGTCACTTCAGTGCAGCAAACCAGCGGCAGCAAGCTGGAGTTGACGGCGTACGAGGGCGATTATTCCAGCTCCTTGTTACCGTACAGCTTCAAATCCTTACCTCTGCAGAGCGCACACTCGCTGGGCTACTATCCAGACGCCGCCTTCGCATCCGTGACTGCCGGATGGAGTTCAAGAGGCTCCTACCCGAGGAAAGTGACATCTGGCTTGCCGTGGTCACCCAGGCCGAGTCCCACGGACTTCACTGATGAACACATGCCTGACAAGGACAAATCTCGGGAGGAAAGCACATTCAGTCAGAGCTGGATGGAGGGCGCAGCATCTTTGAAGCCTTCGGACTCTACAGAACCGAGCATTTACTCGGTCGTGTGCAAAAGGAGGCGGATTTCCCACAGCGAGTCTGGGACAGAAAACTCTCCCACGGTCAAGTGTGAAGTGTCGGAAAACTTCAACAAGGACAGTTCCTCCAGCTCCAAGGCTATCGGCTGTTACGCGTTCTATGCCAGCAGCTAG